The Deltaproteobacteria bacterium HGW-Deltaproteobacteria-4 DNA window CTCTTTGGAGTGTCTGTCCTTTTCTTTATGGCACAAGGGATGTTATGTCTGAAAAAAATATCATTCTCGTTGGGTTTATGGGGGCGGGCAAAAGTACGGTGGCCGCGGAATTGGTTAGATGTTGCAATTGTCATTTGCTCGATCTCGATGTCGAGATTGAGCGCCGAAGTGGTCTAAAGATCCAAGAAATTTTCCGCCAGCATGGCGAAAATGTTTTCCGCGATTTGGAGAGTGCAGCTCTATCCGCATTGCGCGGCCAAAATGGGCTGGTCGTGGCTACGGGCGGGGGAGTTCTGGGTAGACCGGAGAACCGTGAATTGGTCCGATCTGTCGGGCGTGTTGTTTATCTTCGTACTGCCTTTGCCACCTTACAAAAACGACTTAAACTTTCCAGTGATCGGCCTTTGGTCAAGGAAGAACCGGACTGGAATGCGCTTGAAACTCTCCTCTTGAGCCGGATTCCTTTTTATGAAACTGCTGATTTGATTATCGACACCAACGATAAAAATCCAAATGAGATTGCCACTGAGATTTTGCAGAGGCTGGCGGAGGTATAGATGCTGGCAGAAACTTTACTTGTCGGCTTGCATGAGCGCAGTTATCCAATTCGTATCGGTGAAGGAATTCTTGAAGAGATAGGGGCAGAGTTGCTCGCCATCTCATTCCCGAAAAGAATCGCAGTAATCACCAACCCTCTGGTTGGACGGTTGTATAGCGATATTGTTCTGGATGCCCTGAAGGCGGCGGGATTTTCTCCATTACGAATCGATATCCCGGATGGTGAAGAATTCAAGACTCTTGATACTGTCAGCACGGTTTACGACGCGTTGATGGCTGCTGGTTTTGACCGGGGATGCGGCCTGCTGGCCCTTGGTGGTGGCGTCGTCGGTGATCTAGCCGGTTTTGTGGCTGCAACCTTTTTACGCGGCATCCCTTTTGTACAAATTCCGACGACCCTTCTTGCACAGGTTGATAGTTCTGTCGGGGGAAAGACTGGTGTTAACCATCCCCTTGGGAAAAATCTGATCGGAGCTTTTTATCAGCCTCGATTGGTTCTGATTGATGTAAAGATCCTCTCTACCTTATCCACCCGTGATTATCGCGCCGGTTTTGCTGAAGTTGTAAAGTATGGATTGATCCGGGATCAGTCTTTCTTCATCGAGTTACAGAAAAATGCTGAAAAACTGTGCAATCACGACCCTTCAGTATTGGTCATGGCAATAATGAGGTCTTGCCAAATCAAGGCGGATATTGTAGAACGTGACGAACGTGAGGATGGTTTACGTGCTATTCTCAATTACGGTCATACCTTTGGTCACGCTATTGAAAACCTCTCTGGTTATGGCGAATATCGTCATGGTGAGGCGGTTGCAATCGGCATGGTCGTTGCTGCAGAAATTTCCGAAGCTTTCGGCCTTTGTACTCACCAGGATGTCGAGGCGGTACGACAGTTGCTCCTTGCTTTTGACCTGCCGGTGGTCGCGCCACAATACTCTACAGATAAGTTGCTGGAAACTATCGGGCGCGATAAGAAAGTACACACCGGTATTTTGCGCATGATCCTTAATCGCGGGATAGGCGATTTTGAGATTCGGACAGTTGCTGACCCAGGCGCGCTCTTTTCTGGTATAACCTCCCCGGTTATTGCGGAATAAAGGTACTGACATGGCCCAACAAACTGTCGTCGTGGATATCACTTTACTCGGGAAAATGGCCGGCTATATCGAGATGCTGGTCAAGGACCCGTATTCGACGATCTTTGCCGCTTTAAGCGATATCTATCGTACTTTTAATCTGCTCGATGAGGCAGTGGCCGTGGCGCAAAGGGGGAGCGAAATGGTCCCCAGTTATGCCCCGGGCTTTGTTTCACTCGGGCGCGCTCTAGCCGAAAAAGGGGATCCCGTTGGTGCCAGTGCTGCCTACCGCAAAGCATTGATTCTCGATCCCGTCAATCTGGCAGCATTGACTGGTCTCGCCAGTTCCTGTCTCGGTTGCGGACAAAAGGAAGAAGCTCTCTCGCTCTTGAACCAGGCGCAGGAGATTGACTCTGATGACGAAGTTGTTAAACAACTCTTTGCGGTGGTAAAGAAACTAGTAGCAATTCCCGCTCCTGTGTCTTCCTTAAGTATGCACGATAACCTTGTTCCCCCTCCTGAGTCGCCTCTCGAATTGCCCCAGCCAGTTTTAGAAGAAAAAGTTGATCGTGCAACGGAGAGCGCTCCGCTGCCGTCCATTGCTACAGCAACGTTAGCCGACATCTATATAAAGCAGGGCTTCCCGGAAAGAGCAATTAAAGTCTTCAGTGATCTGTTGGAAGAAGATCCCGCCAATACGGAAATTCGGCAGCGACTTGATGAGTTATTACAGCAAATCAATCCTGCGGCCTTGGTAGAACCAAAAGCAGTCAAGATTCCACAGATTGAAGCTGAGCCAGCCATAAGGCCGATCGGACTTACGGCGTTGAAGGGGAAAGAGGCATTGATTTTCATGTATGATCGTTGGCTCGATGCTGTCAACAGGAGGAGAGCAGATGTTCACTGAGATACTTCGAAATCTGACCGGTGAAACTCCTGGCGCGATCGGTGCAGTCTTGATGGGCTATGACGGCATCGCCATCTCTTCTCATTTCCTTCCCGGGGATGATCTTGATGTGCAAATGATCGCTATTGAGTATGGGAATGTCTTGAAAGAAATTCGCAATGCCGCGGCGGTCCTGGCGATTGGCGAAATGGAAGAAGTGAATATCCAGACGCGGCGTTATCGCTTTGTTATTCGGGCCATCACGGAAGAATACTTTGTCGTATTAGCCCTGGATCGTGAGGGGAACTTCGGTAAAGGGCGTTATGTCCTGCGCCGGGATAATGAACGACTCCGTGAGGCATTGCAGTGACAACGACTTTTTCCTTTTTGGTGCTGCACGGCCCGAATCTCAATCTGCTGGGGTCACGTGAACCTGAGATTTATGGCAGTGAAACCCTTGCCGAGGTCGATGCGGCATTACAGCGTTTTGGTTCAGAAGTTGGACTGCATATCGAGACCTTTCAGTCAAACCACGAAGGTGCTCTCATTGACCGGATCCAGCAGGCCCAAAGTGCTGGTTTCTCGGCGCTGATCATCAATCCTGGTGGCTATACCCACACCAGTGTCGCCCTGCGCGATGCGATTGCAGCCGTTGCGCTGCCGACCATGGAAGTTCATCTGTCCAATATTCACGCTCGTGAAACTTTTCGTCATCATTCTTACATCGCACCAGTCGCCATTGGACAGATTTGCGGTCTGGGAACAATCGGTTATGAACTTGCAATGCGCGGACTTTTAGCTAAAATGAAATAATATTTTATTGTTTATGAAATGGTATTATGTTAGATAACAGAGCTTCAGCACTCAGAGCTTTGCTGCTTGAGCAGCATCTCGATGCCCTGCTTGTGACACGACCCGCCAATCTCCGTTATTTCAGCGGGTTTACTGGGACAGACGGTGCGTTGATTGTCACGCCGCAGGCAACGATCTTCCTTACCGATTCGCGTTACACTATTCAGGCAAGTGAAGAGGTTACAGTTGACCATCGACGTGAATATTCTGTACAAACCGAGGGAGTTATTGCAGCTCTTGAGGATTTTACTGTCAGAAAAGTTGGTTACGAAGCGGAACATCTGACTTGTGCTGCCTTTGAACGTTTGCGCACACGCAGTGGGCAGGAGATGACGTGGGTTGGTCTTGATCGACCGATGTTAGGGCTGCGGGGTATCAAGGACAGCATTGAGATTGTGGCGTTGGAGAGATCCGCGCATATGGCAGCGACGGCTTTTGAAGAAATTGTTCCGCTGCTCCGTCCCGGTATAACTGAACGCGAGATTGCTCTCGCCCTCGAGTTCGCCATGCGTCGACTTGGTGGCGATGAAAAGTCCTTTGATTTGATCGTCGCCTCCGGGGAACGCGGAGCACTGCCGCACGGAGCTGCGAGTGAACGCATTCTCCGTAGCGGAGAATTTGTCACTATCGACTTTGGTCTGCGTTTGCATGGCTACTGCTCGGATGAAACCGTGACGATCGCTCTTGGTGAAACCGATGCGGAATTAGAACACGTCTACGACACAGTTTATCAGGCACAACAGGACGCGATCGCGGCAATTCGACCGGGTGTTCTCCTCAAAGAGATCGACGCCCTTGCTCGCAAAACTATTGCTGCCGCCGGCTATGCCTCCTTTTTCGGGCATGGTCTGGGGCATGGAGTCGGTCTCGAAGTTCACGAGTATCCGACACTTTCGCCGCGGTCTGTCGATACGGCGCAAGTTGGTATGGTTTTTACCGTTGAACCGGGAATTTACCTCCCCGGCAAAGGCGGGGTGAGACTCGAAGATATGGTGGTTGTAACCAATGACGGCTGCCGGAAGTTAACCCGTATTCCCAAAAAACTGCGGCGCCTTGGCTGACAGTGACGCTTGGTTTCACTCATGAACGGATCGCTACAACGCTGATGATCCGTCATACTCAGGAGGATAAAGAACCATGGATATTAAAGATCTCAAGACATTGATCAAAATGGTCACCGAGACCGACATTACCGAATTTGAGATGGAGAGTGAGCAGGAAAAGATCATCATCAAGCGTGGTCATTCCGAAGTCGTAACTTACACGGCTGCACCGAACTATGCTGTTGCTCCCGTTCAGGCCACAGCTCCAATTGCCGCCCCTGCTCCTGCAGCAGTCGCACCAGTTGTGGCCGTTGCTGCAGCCACTGAGATAGGAGAAGTGATTACCTCGCCGATCATCGGTACTTTCTATTCCTCCCCGTCGCCGGAGTCTGATCCTTATGTCAAGGTCGGGTCGATCGTTGAGAAGGGCGAGACTCTCTGCATTGTTGAAGCGATGAAACTGATGAACGAGATCGAGGCGGAGTTTAAATGCAAGGTTGTCGAAATTCTTGGAGAGAACGCCAAACCGGTCGAATACGGTGCGCCCCTCTTCAGGGTTGAACGCCTTTAAGAATTTTGCTTTCGTGACGGAGAAGAGTATGTTTCATAAGATTCTCATCGCCAACCGGGGCGAAATTGCCGTACGAATCATTCGTGCCTGCAAAGAACTCGGTATCAAGACAGTCGCGGTCCATTCTGATGCCGACAGTGAGTCGCTGCACGTCAAGTTGGCCGACGAAAGCCTTTGTATCGGCCCGGCTCTCAGCAGCAAAAGTTATCTCAATATGAAGGCAATTATCAGCGCCGCCGAAGTGACAGATGCTGATGCGATCCATCCCGGGTACGGCTTTTTGTCCGAAAATGCCGAATTCGCTGAAATTTGTGGTAACTGCGGCATCACCTTCATCGGACCGACTCCTGAAGCAATGCGCCTGATGGGGGACAAGATCAGCGCTCGTCAGACTGTCACCCAATACGGTGTGCCGATCCTCCCTGGCACTAAAGACGGGGTGGCTACCGCAGAAGAAGCCGTCAAGATTGCCGGTAAGATCGGTTATCCGGTCATAATCAAGGCAACCGCCGGTGGTGGTGGCCGCGGCATGAAGATCGTCCATTCCCCGGCTTCGCTGCCGAATGCTTTTGCTGCCGCCCGCTCTGAAGCTCAGGCCGGTTTTGGCAATCCTGAAGTTTATATCGAAAAATATTGCGAACGCCCTCGTCACGTTGAAATCCAGATTATGGCAGATCAGCACGGCAATTGTATATATCTTGGCGAGCGAGACTGCTCGATTCAGCGCCGACATCAAAAACTTATCGAAGAGGCCCCCTGTCCAGTCCTTTCACCTGAACAACGCAAGAAGATGGGGGAATGCGCTGTCGCCGCGGCTAAGGCGGTCAATTATACCAGCGTCGGCACCATGGAATTCCTTCTCGATAAAAATGGTGACTTCTTCTTCATGGAGATGAATACGCGCGTGCAGGTCGAACATCCCGTCACCGAGATGGTCACCGGCGTTGACATCATCAAAGAACAGATTCGTTCCGCCGCCGGTATCCCCTTGCGTTACACCCAGGACGATATCAAGATTCAGGGACATTCGATCGAATGCCGGATCAATGCCGAGCACCCCTTTAAATTTACTCCTTCCCCTGGAAAAATCGACGGTTATCATCCGCCGGGAGGTCTTGGTGTGCGTGTTGACAGCTTCGTCTACGACCAGTACACAGTCTTGCCGCACTACGATTCGATGATCGCCAAACTTATTGTCCATGCCGATACCCGGGAAGAGGCGATCCGCCGCATGTCCAGGGCCCTCGATGAATATATTATCGGCGGTATCAAGACCAGTATAGCTTTCCACGCCAAGGTCATGAATAGTAAAGAGTTCCTCGAAGGGGATGTCGATACCGGCTTTATCGACCGCATGGTTATTTAGAGACTGACGGCAGAAAGGCCGGGCTTACGGCCCGGCCTTTCTGCTAAAACAAGCAAAAAAAGCAAATAGAGCTTTTGCGCTTTGCCACTTTACAAACGTCATGTAATATTTAAAAGTATGTTCGCTATTGTCTTGAAAGGAAATCTTCTTATGCACCCCTTTAAATCTCTCCTCCTCTTGCTGATTTCTGCAATTTTCCTTACCGGTATGGGAAACCTAGGCGGAGCTCCGGTGGGGACAGTACCCAAGGTTGAAGAAGAGATCAAAGCTAAAGTGACGGATCAGAGCGGGATTGTTACCACATTACAGCAGTTCTCGCTGGATGGGCAGACCGTTATCGAAGGGGAGCGCGGCAATGCAAGCGTCACAATTCAACTCCGCGACATCGATAGTCTGACGCTTCGAACCGCTGATGAGAAAGATAAAATTATCGCTACTATCAAGCTCAAGGATGGCTTGGAAGTTCAGCTGCATCTACGGAAACGGTTGATCTTCAACGGCTCTACCGGCTACGGTGCCTTTGTTATCCGTGCAGTCGATGTCAACAGCATTGACATACTTTAAGTACGAGTCACCTGACAAGGACGCTTTTTTGTGAAACGATTTTCGTCGCTCTTGATCCTCATTATATTATGGCTCTGTGTCGCCAGTGACGCTGCCGTAGCGGACCCTCTCACTCAAAAAGAGGCTATCCGGATAGCTCTGGAGCGAAATCTTGCTGTCCAGAGTGAATTGATGAAATATCAGGCAAGCGAGGCGGCGATTACTGAAGCACAGGGACTTTACGACCCCCGTTTGCAACTCCTCCTTGATGCTGTCACTAGTCGTGATGCGCAAAACAGTACTCCCGCCACCACCAGTGAGAACTTCGCATCCCGCTTCAATTTTTCTCTCCTGCAAAAATTGTCGAGCGGTGCAGAAGTAGTAGCGGGGATAAATCAGCGCCGTGACGACAATCTGCAAACGACATCCGCTTTCGATCCGAGCTGGCGTAATGAGTTTTACCTCTCCTTGACCCAGCCGCTGCTCAAGGGCTTTGGACGGATGGCGACGGAAGAACCGATTCTCCTTGCTGCTAAGGGACGCGATTCCACTATTGCGACACTGACGGAAGAGGTGACTCTCCTCGTTGCCGACCTTCGTACTCTCTTTGCGGACTTGCGGCGTGCTCACGCCATCCTGGCTTCCCGCCGTGCTTCTGTTGCCCTTGCCGAAGAGATCCTCGCCGAGAATAAGGCCAAAGTAGATGCCGGCCTACTCCCCCCTCTTGATCTCCTTGAGGCCGAAGTGGCATTGAAGAACCGGCAGCGCGAACTTCTTGACGCCGAGCAGTCAGCCGAGGAACTTCTCGATCGCCTCGCAGAACAGCTGAATCTTTCTGCCCCCCCTGAAATTATTCTTGCCGGTTTCTCCCCGAACAAACTCGCTCCCGCCGAGGAAGCTGATCTGGCCTATGCCCTGCTACATCGCCCGGAACTGCTTCGTGCGCAAGCACAGGGAGAAAGCCGCCGCCTTGAAGCGACGATTGCCGAAGAGCGCCAACGTCCGGCTCTCGATCTGCTTGCCAGTTACGGGCAGAAGGGGCTTGCTGACGACTACGGACAGAGTTTGGAACAATCACTACAGGATGATCTGCAGAACTGGTCCGTCGGTTTGGTTTTTAACTATCCTCTGGGTAACCGTCAGGCAGTTGGCGAAGCAACCCGTAAAAAGTATCTGGCGACAAGCGCACAACGAGATGTCGAGCGTCTGCGTGAGGTCGTCCGGCGTGAATTACGCACGGCCCAGCGTCAGATACTCCTCGGTGAACTGCGTTTGCAAGTTGCCAGTGATGGTGTGCGTTTCGCTGCTGAAAAGTTGCGAAATCTCCTCAAGCGGCGGGAGGTCGGGCTGACGACGACGCGCGCGGTCTTTGAGGGGGAGACCGATCTCGCTCGGGCACAAACCGATATGGCCGATGCTGAGGCCCTCTACGATAATGCGATCACCAGCTATCTGCGGGCTAGCGGACGTCTTCTCGATTATGAAGGAATCCGTTTCACTCATGATCCGTTTTTGCCGCCTTCTTTTGTTAGCGGAGCAAACCACTGATGTCGCTGCGCATAGGCCATATTGCCTACGCTAACTGTGTCCCCTTCTTTTACTATCTGCGTCAATGCGGTTTTTCCGGCGAAATCCGTTCCGGAGTTCCATCGGAGCTTAATGGACTTCTCTCCGTCGGTGAGATTGATCTTGCACCCTCCTCTTCATTCGAATATGGGCGTAATTCTGGCGGTTACTTTCTTCTTCCTGGGCATTCGATCAGTTCCTGCGGCCCGGTGCAGAGCGTCCTCCTCTTCTCTCCGCTCTCCCTCGAAGCACTCGGTAGTACGTCCATCGATCTGACCAGTGAATCCGCCACGTCGATCAATCTTCTCAAACTCCTCCTTGCCGAATTTCTTGGGAAAGATCCCTGCTGTTGTCGTCCGGCCGCACAACCGGCAGAAGAGATTGCCGCCCAAGGGGGAAGTGTCTTGATAATTGGCGACCGCGCGCTGTGCACCGCTCAGCAGCTACGTGGAAAGACCAACATTTACGACCTTGGCGAACTCTGGTGGCGCTTTACCGGCCTTCCTTTTGTCTTTGCCCTGTGGATCGTCCGCGCCGCTATTGTTGCAGAAGAGGCGCCTGCTCTGCGTATCTTACAGCAACAATTGGCGCAGTCCCGGAAAATGGCCTTTGCCGATCTTTCCCTTTTGGCAGCAAAGACTCCTGAAAGGCAATGGATGGGAGAAGCCGCACTGATCGATTACTGGCGCGCCATGTCCTACGATCTCTCTCCGCAGCATCGGACGGGATTACAACTCTATTTTTCCCTCTGCGTCCGGCATGGCCTTCTCATAGAAGAACCGCTCCTTCGTTTCTTCGAATGATAGATGCCACTAGGCAGATTTTTTGTAGCAATTGGAAAGCTTTTGATTGACAGAAGCAGCAGAAACGAAAATAATGACTTCCCTCGCCCGGGTGGTGGAATAGGTAGACACAAGGGACTTAAAATCCCTCGATCGTAAGGTCATACCGGTTCGATTCCGGTCCCGGGCACCACTAATGAAATTAAGGACTTGGCAGATAATGCTGGGTCCTTTTTTTATTGTTTCTCTTATCGGTATCATAAATGGACCACAAAAGTATTGAATGAAAAAATTGAGACCGGAGAATTTTCGGGGCTCTTTTTATTGTGCTACACTACAATTGAGTGTTTAGAAGTTGAGCTTTTAGAAGGTCTGGGTCAATTCACATCATAGCGAAAGGAACTAACATGTTCATAGCCAGAGACAAGAATAACGACCTGTACCTGTTCGCTGAATTACCCAAGAGAGGCAACGAATGCTGGTGGGCTGAAGCGGGCTTGGACGGTACCTATCTTAAGTTGAATAAATCTCTCTATCCAGAAATTACATGGGATTCTGAACCGCTACCGGTCCGACTGGAGTTGCTGAACGGGAGTTTGAAATGAGAATTACCTTCATTGGTGCCGTGCGTACTGTGACCGGTTCGCAACATCTGCTCGAAATTAACGGCAAAACTATCATGCTTGATTGTGGCCTGTTTCAGGGCAAGCGCAAGGAAGCCTTCGAGAAAAACCGTAGCGAGTTTTGCCAAGGAGACAGCGTCGACTGCCTGATTCTTTCTCATGCTCACATCGATCACTCGGGCAGGGTTCCCTGCCTCGTCAGGAACGGTTTTAACGGCGATATTTTTTGTACGTCGGCAACCAGGGACCTGTGTGCCGTGATGCTCATGGACAGCGCCTTTATCCAGGAAAAGGACGTGGAATTCGTCAATCGTCGTCGCCAGCAGCAGGGGCAAAGTCTCTTTGAGCCCCTCTACACTAAGGCCGATGTGACCAGGTCCATGGATCAATTCGTCGGGCTAAGCTACAACCGGCCCCACCAGCTCTTCCCCGGCATCTCTCTTACTCTGGTGGATGCCGGTCACATGCTGGGCAGTGCCCATGTCATTCTTGAGTTCGAGGAACAGGGCTCCGGGCAGAAGCGCCGCCTCGTCTTCAGTGGGGATGTCGGGAGGCCTGATATCCCCATCATCCGTGACCCTGTACCGATTAGCGATGGTGCCGATATTTTGATCATGGAGAGCACGTATGGGAATCGGTTGCACCCTGACTACCTTGAGTCGGAAAAGGAGCTGGAGCGCATTGTCAATGAAACCGTGAGTCGTGGCGGAGCACTATTGGTCCCGGCCTTTGCCGTCGGCCGCACACAGCAGCTTGTCTACGCACTCCACAAGCTGCACAGCAAGGGGGCCATTCCCGACCTGCCTATATTTGTCGATAGCCCTCTGGCCACCCGCACCACCGAAGTTTTCCGCCTCCATCCGGAAGTCTTTGATGCAGACGTTCGCGAGTTTCTCCTCACTGACGGCGACAAA harbors:
- a CDS encoding futalosine synthase; amino-acid sequence: MSLRIGHIAYANCVPFFYYLRQCGFSGEIRSGVPSELNGLLSVGEIDLAPSSSFEYGRNSGGYFLLPGHSISSCGPVQSVLLFSPLSLEALGSTSIDLTSESATSINLLKLLLAEFLGKDPCCCRPAAQPAEEIAAQGGSVLIIGDRALCTAQQLRGKTNIYDLGELWWRFTGLPFVFALWIVRAAIVAEEAPALRILQQQLAQSRKMAFADLSLLAAKTPERQWMGEAALIDYWRAMSYDLSPQHRTGLQLYFSLCVRHGLLIEEPLLRFFE
- a CDS encoding shikimate kinase encodes the protein MSEKNIILVGFMGAGKSTVAAELVRCCNCHLLDLDVEIERRSGLKIQEIFRQHGENVFRDLESAALSALRGQNGLVVATGGGVLGRPENRELVRSVGRVVYLRTAFATLQKRLKLSSDRPLVKEEPDWNALETLLLSRIPFYETADLIIDTNDKNPNEIATEILQRLAEV
- the aroQ gene encoding type II 3-dehydroquinate dehydratase; amino-acid sequence: MAVTTTFSFLVLHGPNLNLLGSREPEIYGSETLAEVDAALQRFGSEVGLHIETFQSNHEGALIDRIQQAQSAGFSALIINPGGYTHTSVALRDAIAAVALPTMEVHLSNIHARETFRHHSYIAPVAIGQICGLGTIGYELAMRGLLAKMK
- a CDS encoding integrase, producing the protein MLDNRASALRALLLEQHLDALLVTRPANLRYFSGFTGTDGALIVTPQATIFLTDSRYTIQASEEVTVDHRREYSVQTEGVIAALEDFTVRKVGYEAEHLTCAAFERLRTRSGQEMTWVGLDRPMLGLRGIKDSIEIVALERSAHMAATAFEEIVPLLRPGITEREIALALEFAMRRLGGDEKSFDLIVASGERGALPHGAASERILRSGEFVTIDFGLRLHGYCSDETVTIALGETDAELEHVYDTVYQAQQDAIAAIRPGVLLKEIDALARKTIAAAGYASFFGHGLGHGVGLEVHEYPTLSPRSVDTAQVGMVFTVEPGIYLPGKGGVRLEDMVVVTNDGCRKLTRIPKKLRRLG
- the accB gene encoding acetyl-CoA carboxylase biotin carboxyl carrier protein, with the translated sequence MDIKDLKTLIKMVTETDITEFEMESEQEKIIIKRGHSEVVTYTAAPNYAVAPVQATAPIAAPAPAAVAPVVAVAAATEIGEVITSPIIGTFYSSPSPESDPYVKVGSIVEKGETLCIVEAMKLMNEIEAEFKCKVVEILGENAKPVEYGAPLFRVERL
- a CDS encoding MBL fold metallo-hydrolase, encoding MRITFIGAVRTVTGSQHLLEINGKTIMLDCGLFQGKRKEAFEKNRSEFCQGDSVDCLILSHAHIDHSGRVPCLVRNGFNGDIFCTSATRDLCAVMLMDSAFIQEKDVEFVNRRRQQQGQSLFEPLYTKADVTRSMDQFVGLSYNRPHQLFPGISLTLVDAGHMLGSAHVILEFEEQGSGQKRRLVFSGDVGRPDIPIIRDPVPISDGADILIMESTYGNRLHPDYLESEKELERIVNETVSRGGALLVPAFAVGRTQQLVYALHKLHSKGAIPDLPIFVDSPLATRTTEVFRLHPEVFDADVREFLLTDGDKNPFGFGRLQYTQSVEQSKALNSLKTPAVIISSGGMLEGGRILHHLRNRIEDSRNTILLTSWQAPNTLGRRLVEKEKTVRIFGEEFQVRAKVEVLPGFSGHADRNGLINFVRAMKKKPQHTFIVHGEDDSSESLANALRNELGLEHVAIPDSMQTFEV
- the accC gene encoding acetyl-CoA carboxylase biotin carboxylase subunit; this encodes MFHKILIANRGEIAVRIIRACKELGIKTVAVHSDADSESLHVKLADESLCIGPALSSKSYLNMKAIISAAEVTDADAIHPGYGFLSENAEFAEICGNCGITFIGPTPEAMRLMGDKISARQTVTQYGVPILPGTKDGVATAEEAVKIAGKIGYPVIIKATAGGGGRGMKIVHSPASLPNAFAAARSEAQAGFGNPEVYIEKYCERPRHVEIQIMADQHGNCIYLGERDCSIQRRHQKLIEEAPCPVLSPEQRKKMGECAVAAAKAVNYTSVGTMEFLLDKNGDFFFMEMNTRVQVEHPVTEMVTGVDIIKEQIRSAAGIPLRYTQDDIKIQGHSIECRINAEHPFKFTPSPGKIDGYHPPGGLGVRVDSFVYDQYTVLPHYDSMIAKLIVHADTREEAIRRMSRALDEYIIGGIKTSIAFHAKVMNSKEFLEGDVDTGFIDRMVI
- a CDS encoding GTPase, with the protein product MFTEILRNLTGETPGAIGAVLMGYDGIAISSHFLPGDDLDVQMIAIEYGNVLKEIRNAAAVLAIGEMEEVNIQTRRYRFVIRAITEEYFVVLALDREGNFGKGRYVLRRDNERLREALQ
- a CDS encoding 3-dehydroquinate synthase, whose protein sequence is MLAETLLVGLHERSYPIRIGEGILEEIGAELLAISFPKRIAVITNPLVGRLYSDIVLDALKAAGFSPLRIDIPDGEEFKTLDTVSTVYDALMAAGFDRGCGLLALGGGVVGDLAGFVAATFLRGIPFVQIPTTLLAQVDSSVGGKTGVNHPLGKNLIGAFYQPRLVLIDVKILSTLSTRDYRAGFAEVVKYGLIRDQSFFIELQKNAEKLCNHDPSVLVMAIMRSCQIKADIVERDEREDGLRAILNYGHTFGHAIENLSGYGEYRHGEAVAIGMVVAAEISEAFGLCTHQDVEAVRQLLLAFDLPVVAPQYSTDKLLETIGRDKKVHTGILRMILNRGIGDFEIRTVADPGALFSGITSPVIAE